TTGGGGCTAAaaagcaagggggggggggagtataCTGTTTAGCTCAAGCAAACTTTAAAGTAAAGCTAATGGGCTCAAAGTTTTGGCAGCGTGGTGACAATTGGCATGACTGTTGTGTCTTTTATTCTGCAAGGAAGTAAAAATATTCTTGTAGTGTAATGATCGCCACATCCTGATGAACCAATAACTCAGAAGACAACCGTGTAAACTCGAGATGTTGGGCATATAGCGTTCAACCACATCTAGCTAATGTGACGTTTTTCAACATCACTGCTTGAGTTCTAATGTTGGCATTAAAGCGTCTGGCTAATAGTTTCACGTTTGTGCTGAAAGGTGTTAGCAGTTTATGTTGGCTAGTAAGAGGCTAAACTTTTACCTCAGCTAATCAATTAAAACTTTACTAATTAGCTCatattaaagtgtttttttttttttggttcgaGTTGCTAATCAATCTGGGAGCAGTCACATGTTCACGACTAGTAACCTGGAAGGCTGAAGCTACCGCTCAACCAGTGACTTAGTGATCACTGGAACAAAAAgcttaacttttaaaaaaattcatCACTAAAATTAAGCAATAATCTGATGCTAGCAGGCtaagtggttgaatgctaacGTAGCCGTTAAACATCAGATAGCTTAGATTTAATGCCTAAAGCATCATTGgatttttacagtctattgtCGATCAAGTTTGTGATGAACAGGAAGTagagaaaataacatttgtCAAATCATGTGTTGAAACAAGTTTATAAGTgactgctgtttaaaaaaatggcgCCAATGTtgactgttttatttcttttatctgCAGACAAGCAGCGACGACTTGTTCCTGCCCTCCTATCAGGACGAGGAGCTGGTGGACAACCTCCTCTCCAGCGAGGAGTCTGATGGCGACGTAGGAGGCGGTCTCTCCCTGGCGAAGGCCCTGCTCCCCCTGGTGGAGTCGTCCTCCTCCCCACTCATGCCGTGGCTCTTCTCCACCCGTTACAAGACGGAGCTCTGCACCAGCTACTCGGCCACCGGCTTCTGCAAGTACGCAGAGCGCTGCCAGTTCGCCCACGGCCTCCACGAGCTCCACGTCCCCTTCCGCCACCCCAAGTACAAGACGGAGCTGTGCCGCAGCTATCACACCACCGGATACTGTTACTATGGCAACCGCTGCCTGTTTGTGCACAGCGCCACAGAGCAGCGCCCTGCCGTCCGCCGCCGCAGGAACGTCCCCTGCCGCACCTTCCGCTCCTTCGGCGTGTGCCCGTTTGGTACCCGCTGTAACTTCCTGCACGTTGAGGGTGGCAGCGTGGACTCCCCTGATGATGTTGAGGAGAAGACTCCGCCTCTTCCCAGCCCTCAGCCACACCCACCTCCACAGACAAAGGAGTGGAAGCCGCGTGGCGCTCTGTGCCGCACCTTCAGCTCGTTCGGCTTCTGCCTGTACGGGACACGCTGCCGCTTCCAGCACGGCCTCCCCAGCAAGATGAAAAACTCAGAGCAGACACCGCTGCCTTACCAGAGCAGCTCAGGTTTACCCTCCCCCAACTCGCCCTTCACCTCCACCTCACCTAATTCCTcgacctcctcctcccctccgtCCACCTCCCCGCTTCTAACTCCACCAGCCGAGGCCACCGCCCACAACGCCTTCACCTTCTCCAGCCAGCACCTGAGCGACCTGCTGCTGCCGCTCGCACTGCACCTGCAGCAGTTGGAGAGCAGCAAGGCGTCGGAGATCTGGGACAACcgggctctctgattggccgaCAACAAGCAGCACTAACAGcacagctcctttttttttaaatgtttttgtttttaaccctcGTTCTGaggacattattttttttttttaaactgaaggtTGTTTAACTCGAGGGCTTGTGTCTGCAGGTCATCAGGACTAGACTGGTTCTGGTTTCCTGTAACTTAAGGTGTAGCTATGAGTGTAATTTAAgtttttaactattgtaaatactttattattgaACTGAGTGAATGAAATGTCTGAGCTCAGGATCATGAATAAACTCATTTTAATCTCTAaactctacttcctgtttgtgtcctTTATTGGTTTGAAAATTAGCTCAATGCAGCAGCTTGCACAAACACTGAAAGGGAAGACAGATTAAATTGACTAAATCTAGATCTCTCTGAAAGGTGACGATAAGCCTGATGCAGCTGCATTACTTAATTCCATAAAAGGAACTCTGAAGGCTACAGCAACTAATTATAAAACCAACTATTTGTCCCTACAATTGTTTTTAAGCTCAAAATCAAAATTTATCGTgttaactaaaataaaacattttgaggctTTAGCTGGTCCAGAGGGGGCGGATTGGACTCTGGTGGGTCCTGTAATTCTCTTGTTCAACTCTACTCACAGAATCCTCATTGCCTCAGTCAGCCTTTTCTTAATTGTGCCTGTTGTAACAACTAGCCAGACCTCCTTAGTGGCTGGTCTGTCATTGTTGAGGCCGTCCATTCCCTTTAATTGTGGACATAATAATCAAGCAAGCCTTGACATTCAAGGAGCATCTGTCTGCTTCAAGGATGTCATTACcacctaccgcagcaataggagtacagaggatgcagtttccactgcgctgcactctgtgctcacacatctggtCAATAACAACACATGTGCacaaatgctgtttgttgattttagctcagcattcaactctgtcatcccctccaagttaaacactaaactcggagacctgggcttcaacacctccctccgtcactggatgatggactttctgaccaacagaccccagtatgttaggtcaggacacacctgctccaccaccatcacacgcaacacaggcgtaccacagggctgtgtgctgagcccattcctctactccctcttcacccacgactgcagacctgtacatggatccaacaccatcaagtttgcggacgatacggcggtgattggcctcatcagcaacaacgatgacacagcctgcagggaggaggtacagcatctggccgcctggtgagctgacaacaacctgctcctcaacaccagcaagacgaaggagctcatcgtggacttcaggagagaaagaggaagcacgcacaaccccattcacatcaacgggatggctgttgaatgtgtctccagcttcaagttcctggggacccacatcacagaggacctctcctggtccactaacacctccagtctggttaagaaggctcatcaacgcctctttctcctgaggacactgaagagacaccacctgtcttcagctgtactgatgaacttctaccattgtgtgatcgagagcatcctgaccagcagtgtctcagtctggtacggaaactgctctgtcacagactgtaaggcgctacagcgggtggtaaaaaccgcccagcgcatcacaaggtgtccacttcctgccattgaggatgtccaaagaaaacgctgtctgcggcgagctcacggcatccttaaagactcctcccaccctgcccacagactgtttaccctcctgccctccggtaggcgcttcagaagcctccggaccagaaccagcagaccgaggaacagctttttccccagagctgtttctctactgaactctacccccccgaactctgaactctgtctctctctccctctctctctccgccccctgctgacccccctttcccctgcatatcacctcacacccatcatccccccaccactcctcctggtcatacacacacatctctcatccacctgtattattgtattatagtatgttcatatcccctcaataagttatcgacctgtacaatatgtccatattctgtatattatctgtaatctagtatagcatgctcactgcaccttaatctgtatattataatcctaaaaatacaCTTATACACTTACACTTACACTtatatagcatttatttatatttatagcatcccattaatccagccatatatacctaataattcactttttttagtctacagctgtaaattttgtaattactgtacatagcacagactcttgcactttctgcttattttcacttctggtgagatgccaaacctcatttcgttactctattcttgtatatgtgtaatgacaataaagttgaatctcatctcatctcattaaGTTGTATTGCCCTGACCTGCAAAGTGTCAACATCTATatgtatacttttttttaatattcatatCTTAATGAATCTCGAGCTTCAGATGCTCTACAAATGGAGGTCTGTGCTCCTGAAAAAGACCATAGACGTCATGTTAACAACAtaattcagtggactccttctTTAGGTGGAATCCAAAGAAAGTCCTGGAGTACATGAATCAGTACAAAAAGTAACTGAGAAATGTTTAACCCTGATCTCTTCTGCGTTTGTAGGTCATAAGAGGCATCAGTACGCTTCACTCCTCACAGGTACTTTCATAACTCCTAAACTttcatttctgatttattttttaaattccccTTTCCCTTCAGTTGACAAAAGCCCTTTTCAGCCCGCCTTTTTCGCAGAAGTGTAACTAAGCTCAGTCGTCATCACGTCtctgtacattcatattgattcaaTAACAGTGTAATATTggcgtcccagtctgtgaggtcacattgtGTTTCAGCGTTGTGGCAGCATGGCACAGCGGGGGCTCCACGTACAGtcagacatgcgcacacacagcgctgttctcccccaactggctcagctgatccagTCTCttctctgtaacgcctctgttgcTACCTTCAAAGACGGCACAGAAGGGGTAATCACTTTGTCCTCTCCATTATGCCAACaggacattcatattgaaggagaaacgtcacaggggcgtaaatattgTGGCTTGAATCATCAGTCTGGATAGGGCTAATATGTGGCCATAGGTTAAGTCTGTCTGCTCGCCCTTTTATTCATAAATTTGATTAAAAACGAAAtcactgtggctcagttagtagaatagtcgtctctcaaccaaaagatcgagggttcaatccccagttcATGCTGCcaaatgtccgatgtgtcctagATAGAATCCATTGCCTCCCCCCATCGTTAAAGTAATTCAAAGCAAAGTAATTAGCTCAAACCCACCTTGGCCTTTAAATGAGCTAAACccattttaatatttgatttaaatatatatatatatatatatatatataatgtctacgtactttttgtttaattcaatgCTTGCTCTTATGTTTGTCTGATGATCTATTATGTCTTGTCCGTAAAGCACTTGGAGCCGCTGAGGCTGTTTTAAacgtgctatagaaataaactagACTTGACTTGTTTCATCCAGTAGGTGGCGGTCATGCACCAAACAAGGACGCCAACCGCcattaaacacaacagaagaagaagatcatgTAGCACTTATTGCTATCACTTAGCTGCGCAGATTTAAACTTTTCTACCAGTAACAAATTAAAATCAACCCACAGTCGTTCTAGAAAAGAAGGTAACgtttatttaaagtgttaaatATTCAGCTTGTAgcatttcttctcttcttctcttctctcagcTCGCCATTAGCATCTTCTGTGTTTGTAGCTAACTTAACATCAGCGGCTCAGGCTGGTGACGTTACTCGGGTTATTCACActcttttatactttttaataGTTTCGTTCGGTTTAATACCTTTGAATATAACCGGTTAAACTtgtgatttttgtattttccagCCGATAGACGGACCcgctttttattttgttagcaTGATTGACAGCGATTCCGCGCATGCGCGTGTACAAGACACCTGCAAACCAAACCTCATTGGAAGATTTGCtaattaaacattattttaatgttgtCACTAAAAATGAATAGATCTCCCAGAAGTCAACATCTAAAACAAATCcaatttgtgtctttgtgtattcgGAATATAAATGATGAACAAAGCGATTCTCTATTTTTAATAAAATCGTATAATGTGAGATGATAAAGACGCCTGCTGTAGTAGCGTTATTGGGcagagtttttttaaagtagtcCTAACTCTGTTTTTAGATTCTTAAAGCCTTACAAATGCCAGAGGTAGCAGGTGTTAATGTAAGGTGACCTTTTCAATCCCAGTGTCCGAAACTTCACGGTGAGCATGGCGGACCGGGAGGAGCGCCGCTTCGCAGAAGTCTCCCGGGACTCCGTCAAACTCATGGCCGAGAGTGCAGGCTTGGAGCTCGGGGACGATGTGGCCGCTCTGCTGGCTGAGGACGTGTGTTACCGGCTCAGGGAGGCAGCCCAGGTTAGAGCTGGACTGATGGTGTTAACATTGAAGTGTGTTCTTAGACAAGAAGTATTTATGTTGTGCGATGTTTTGGACCCCACAGAGCAGCTCTCAGTTTATGAGGCATGCCAAGAGGAGGAAGCTGACAGTGGAGGACTTTAACAGAGCTCTGCGCTGGAGCAACGTGGAGGTGAGAGAGATAGAAAGGTCCCTTTAAAGTCTGTTCGATATTGAACCAGTCACATCCTTCatcgtgtgtctgtgtgtttttttttttttaaccaggctgtttGTGGCTACGGGGCTCAGGATGCTCTCCCTTTCCGTTCGGTGAAAGAAGGAGAGCTTTTCTTCGTCGAGGATCGGGACATCAACCTGGTGGAGCTCGCTCTGGCTACAAACATCCCTAAAGGCTGTGCTGAGACCATGGTGCGAGGTCAGACCCGAGACCCACTGCATTGTCAGAAATTCACATCACAGATCAGGAAGAAAATGTTACTGATAACGCCTCCTGTTTTCTCCACCTGTCAGTGAACGTGTCGTACTTGGATGGGAAAGGAAACCTGGAGCCTCAGGGGACAGGTGAGACTCAGGCCTAGTCCACACGTAGGGAGGTTTTTCTcttcagtttaaagtttaaagttctCCAAAACATCTTCGTCCACAtgaaagcacaaaaacacaacaacttttTTAACAACACTTCCAGGCGATCTCATCACAGTGCGTCCTTCAGTGTCCTCTCACTCAGAGACAACAATGTCCTTGACATGCATACATTTTCTCcccattcctctgcaatgaccatttcattttcaaagttgtcCCACCAACCCAGAGTCCGACAGTGTCTtctataatatatttttttagttatttCTCGCTAAGTCTTTCGCTTCATATTGTTTATTGTGGATTAAATTAAATACTTTGGATTATGCAAGCGTCAGATTTCTCACTTGTCTCCGTTCTCAGTCCCGTCCGCGGTGCAGACCCTCTCAGACGACCTGCTGAAGTATTACCAGCAGATCACTCGGGCCATCCTTGGAGACGACGCTCACCTCATGAAGGTCAGAACTGGCTGctgaacacgcacacacacacactctgctgaacacacacacactctgctgaacacacacacactctgctgaacacacacacacacactctgctgaacacacacacacacactctgctgaacacacacacacacacactctgctgaacacacacacacactctgctgaacacacacacacacactctgctgaacacacacacacacactctgctgaacacacacacacactctgctgaacacacacacatgatctcTGTGAGGTTTAAACAAAGTGTTTATCTGGAGCTTGGGTTCTGTATGTTTCAGGTGGCTCTGCTGGATCTCCAGTCCAACTCAAAGATCGCCGCTCTCCTTCCTTACTTTGTTTATGTCATCAGCGGGGTATGTTTACTTTTCATAcccactttttttaaagacacttcAATGGTTGTGTATGTTTTGAATTCCAAGTTCAAAAATCTCCCTCAAAAAGCTGAAatgatgttgttattgtttgcattacatttttaaaatgcatcaaagtcacATGGAAATTAAAAGACGTTAAAGAACCCTCCACGTCTCGAGGCGTTGACGTCGTTGTACCTCCTGTGCAGGTGAAGTCGGTAAGTCATGACCTGGAGCAGCTCAACAGACTCCTCCACATGGTGAAGAGTCTGGTCCAGAACCCATACCTGTACCTGGGCTCGTACGTGCGCAGCCTGGTGTCCAGCGTGATGTACTGCATCCTGGAGCCGCTGGCCGCCTCCATCAACCCGCTCAACGACCACTGGACCCTCCGGGACTACGCCGCCCTGCTGCTCAGCCACATCTTCTGGTCAGTTTGTTTAAGAGGTGAAATGATCGGGGGTCATATTTCACATTAATTAAGTCCTTTAAAACTCCTcatttggcctttttttttgcatgtctgGACAAAGTTTTTACTGTCCTTTGTCCTGTGTGACAGTAAACCGTTCATGTCTGGGTTTTAGACGGTTGGTCGGGTAAAACACCAAGCGTCTGACGCTTTAAGAACATTTTTCAggacatttttcactcttttctgTAACTTTATACACAGAGAAGTTGAATCAAATGAGGAACGATTCAGCAAATCGTTTTAAGTTGAGCTGCAACGGTTGTTAATTAGAAGTGTTAGCAACGACTTTGATAAACGATTGGTTGAGTCGTGTGATGATTACGCCCCTCACTGTGGCACCGACGCTGATGTTGCTTTAACGCCtccgttttgtttttgttagaaactgacTTACAGAAGCAGCAGAAGACGAACTACTCTTATGTCcttcaagaaaaataaaaaatttttATGAGAGTAGTTTGTCTTCCTCTTTTACAAAAACGTCTTTTGTCTGTAGGATATGAGACCAGATTTTAGGACTAAGATACAATTCTGgtaaaaatcaaataatgttGAGAAATGTTTCATCACCACGGCAACAGAAGTAGAAGTCCTCGGCATctaatattgtatttttttcctgattGTGTCTGTACTCACTGACAGACAGCATCAGAATTACCATGACAACGGCAGGCATGTCTGGCGGAGACTGAGGTGAACAGcggtgaaaaagagaaaatataaccaccaagtggataaagctcatTCTAAaagagggtgaaccttgtgttggcttttacccggatacgtggagttggtctgcttcctgttggacaggcaggggacaaacaccggcggttagcttgtgctagcgtgcggtagcttgcagtgtagctacaagcagtaaacatacacactacgTCATGCAGGGAGTgggcccaggaggaggggcccagtttgaatgttgtgtttacatttatacTGACTCCGCCTTTACAGATCAGGTCTATGTTGAAAAATACCAGACTTCCCCTTGATGCCGTTTCAATATCCGTCtccttttgttgctttttttttgttgtctctgtAGGACTCATGGTGACCTGGTGAGCGGTCTCTACCATCAGATCTTGCTGTCGCTCCAGAAGGTTCTGTCTGACCCTGTGAGACCGCTCTGCTCTCACTATGGGGCAGTGGTCGGGCTGCACGCTCTGGGATGGAAGGTATGATCGGGGTCTTTATCTGTAAAGACTCGTGATTAAGCAGAATCTTTGAAACCTTGAGCCccctttttatttcttctcgTGCCCTCTTCTATGTTCCTCTGTTTCCTTCTTGTCTGCTTGTTGCTCTCCTCACACGTCTCCTCactcatgttgtgtttgtgttttttaatctgcaggCTGTGGAGAGAGTCCTCTTCCCTCACCTCCCTGCGTACTGGGCAAACCTTCAGGCTGTGCTGGACGACTACTCTGTTTCTAACGGTCAGGTCAAAGCAGACGGACACAAAGTCTACGGAGCCATCCTGGTGAGTGCTGCAGTGACAGAACGCCTTTTTAGTTCCCCAAAGTTATCATACGTTTTTTTCAGCCAATTCGAGATATTGAATTGGTGTCGGCCGACACAGGCGCGgttgggggtaggaatctctctgattggctgttcagctaagcgaaacaggagagccagtgcacaagaagaaaaacGGAAGCGCCCCTTCTCttcttgttccactaataaaagaccaagggctgacaacgccagcgccatgttcaactttttatcagacattattctccattagaagttcctatattacgagtgttgagcgacagcagtgagaaaattgtcttctcgtatcataaaaaaggtttatttatccgcgttcttcctcgtcctcttctgGTTTcacctttttggaatgacgattacagactaccgccccctgctggcatggagagttattgcctctcTCAATGCATgagccgtcggctgtagtctttgcagAGGAGTTCTCGTGATGATTACAGATTCACTCGCGACAACGTTAATGCAGTAACGGAGGGGAGACGGACCGAACATGCACCGGGTGGAATTTAGGAGTGTGACAGTCCGATATCTACTTCGTTTATGGAAGATTTATTTCTTGTTCACTAATGAACTTCAATATTTCATATGCAAGATTCCAACATTGGTCCAAACATTTCCAAATATAAAGATTTACTCAAAACACTCCATCTTACCTTGGTGTAGCGTAACTGtcaaaaaaagtgtctgctcTTCCGTTTAGCAACACCTGACACCAACACTATAAACTGTACAACCTGAACAGaggtgacacctgctggagCAGTTTATGTTTTACAACTCCTACATATGGCTCCTACAAGCTTCATtctgtttttcctgtttctcgGTAATGAAGCTCCTTCATGAGGGCGGCTGTGGCtgagtggtagagtcggtcctctcttaactggaaggtcgggggttcgacgTCGCAGtagtccttgggcaagaaacttaaccccaagttgctcccgctgcttcatcggcggtgtatgaatggttgacttaatactgatggattctttactcagcagcctctaccatcagtgtgtgaatgtgtaggtttgacctgcggtgttttttagtagtcagaagactaaaaaagaaatgcaagctcaagttcctttttcatttttaaagaaaacacagaagtgagagatttcattttgaaactAATGACTGTTTTGCTTTCAGTGTGAAATTGTGTTCCTTCTCACGCTGTCATTTGTTCCAACtagaaaatgtacatttatatTTCTCACATGGGAAGTTTATTGTCATATGTCGGCTCTGATAGGAAAGGCAGGGTCATTTATAGAGCACCTGTCAGACACCAggcgattcaaagtgcttcacacagacactaaaagcattttaaaaaaatctcataaAATAGTattatgtgtgtgcatatgagAAATACACAATTTCTACAGAATGCATAAACAGTTTACACAAACTAGCCATATGCATGATCGAGCATGAAATGTACACacccatccatccgtccatccatttTCCTCCGCTTAGCCGA
This portion of the Labrus bergylta chromosome 22, fLabBer1.1, whole genome shotgun sequence genome encodes:
- the cth1 gene encoding cysteine three histidine 1 — protein: MLETSSDDLFLPSYQDEELVDNLLSSEESDGDVGGGLSLAKALLPLVESSSSPLMPWLFSTRYKTELCTSYSATGFCKYAERCQFAHGLHELHVPFRHPKYKTELCRSYHTTGYCYYGNRCLFVHSATEQRPAVRRRRNVPCRTFRSFGVCPFGTRCNFLHVEGGSVDSPDDVEEKTPPLPSPQPHPPPQTKEWKPRGALCRTFSSFGFCLYGTRCRFQHGLPSKMKNSEQTPLPYQSSSGLPSPNSPFTSTSPNSSTSSSPPSTSPLLTPPAEATAHNAFTFSSQHLSDLLLPLALHLQQLESSKASEIWDNRAL
- the taf6l gene encoding TAF6-like RNA polymerase II p300/CBP-associated factor-associated factor 65 kDa subunit 6L, which produces MADREERRFAEVSRDSVKLMAESAGLELGDDVAALLAEDVCYRLREAAQSSSQFMRHAKRRKLTVEDFNRALRWSNVEAVCGYGAQDALPFRSVKEGELFFVEDRDINLVELALATNIPKGCAETMVRVNVSYLDGKGNLEPQGTVPSAVQTLSDDLLKYYQQITRAILGDDAHLMKVALLDLQSNSKIAALLPYFVYVISGVKSVSHDLEQLNRLLHMVKSLVQNPYLYLGSYVRSLVSSVMYCILEPLAASINPLNDHWTLRDYAALLLSHIFWTHGDLVSGLYHQILLSLQKVLSDPVRPLCSHYGAVVGLHALGWKAVERVLFPHLPAYWANLQAVLDDYSVSNGQVKADGHKVYGAILVAVERLLKMKALSLSQPAEGGAGGQSGSVVGGLGYRVSSPGLSPPPEPLSEAALGIASHLQAGGAGCPWEEWTPVPLPDMYTELYSFFGDSLAVRFSTGPGFGSYPPFTPAQLGEARKDPPGPASNPETTRKMPQLTANLNISPRQDGSPRTDPPPPSLAATGSGRSLARSSSSSSTSSVQRSKSSSSRSGQRSASLSREVFPKSRFTSPQTGPPAFTFLIGGRQMGRRCQGRRPFQTTFAPTPPLSAVPPRAYAHKLPVIGRVGKPVRRWACSHYSLYLPL